A single Meles meles chromosome 20, mMelMel3.1 paternal haplotype, whole genome shotgun sequence DNA region contains:
- the LOC123932102 gene encoding C-C chemokine receptor type 1-like — translation MMETSAPTKNYDMTTEYDYEGITPCQKGEVRAFGAQLLPPLYSLVFIIGLVGNILVLLVLMQHKRLKSMTSIYLLNLAISDLLFLFTLPFWIDYKLKDDWSFSDGTCKLLSGFYYTGLYSEIFFIILLTVDRYLAIVHAVFALRVRTVIFGLITSGAAWALALLASIPGFYFSKIQWEFSHTTCSLHFPHETLKAWKQFQALKLNMLGLVLPLLVMIICYTEIIRILLKRPNEKKAKAVRLIFVIMVVFFLFWTPYNLAILVSAFQDSLFTDECRQSKQLDLAIQVTEVIAYTHCCVNPVIYAFVGERFRRYLRQLLRQLLSTSLVKRLPFLSTDRLERASSVTPSTAEQELSAGF, via the coding sequence ATGATGGAAACCTCGGCCCCCACAAAGAACTATGACATGACGACGGAATATGACTATGAGGGCATTACCCCATGCCAGAAGGGGGAGGTGAGGGCCTTTGGAGCCCAGCTGCTGCCCCCCTTGTATTCCCTGGTGTTCATCATCGGCCTGGTCGGCAACATCCTGGTGCTGCTGGTCCTCATGCAGCACAAGAGGCTCAAGAGCATGACCAGCATCTACCTCCTCAACCTGGCCATTTCCGACCTGCTCTTCCTCTTCACACTGCCCTTCTGGATCGACTACAAGCTGAAGGATGACTGGAGCTTCAGTGATGGCACCTGTAAGTTGCTCTCGGGGTTTTATTACACGGGCTTGTACAGCGAGATCTTTTTCATCATCCTGCTGACCGTGGACAGGTACCTGGCCATCGTCCATGCCGTGTTTGCCCTGCGGGTTCGGACCGTCATCTTTGGTCTCATCACCAGCGGTGCTGCCTGGGCCCTGGCCCTCTTGGCCTCCATCCCAGGCTTCTACTTCTCCAAGATCCAGTGGGAGTTCTCCCACACCACCTGCAGCCTCCACTTCCCTCATGAAACCCTCAAAGCCTGGAAACAGTTCCAGGCTCTGAAACTGAACATGTTGGGTCTGGTTTTGCCCCTGTTGGTCATGATCATCTGCTACACTGAGATCATACGGATTCTGCTCAAACGACCCAATGAGAAGAAGGCCAAAGCCGTCCGTCTGATCTTTGTCATCATGGtggtcttctttctcttctggaCCCCCTACAACCTGGCCATATTGGTCTCTGCTTTCCAAGACAGCCTTTTCACTGACGAGTGCAGGCAGAGCAAACAGCTCGACCTGGCCATCCAGGTGACGGAGGTGATCGCCTACACGCACTGCTGCGTCAACCCCGTGATCTATGCCTTCGTCGGGGAGCGATTCCGCAGGTACCTGCGCCAGCTGCTCCGCCAGCTGCTGTCCACAAGCTTGGTTAAAaggctccccttcctctccacgGACAGACTAGAGAGGGCCAGCTCTGTGACGCCCTCCACCGCGGAGCAGGAACTCTCCGCTGGGTTCTGA